A window of the Candidatus Cloacimonadota bacterium genome harbors these coding sequences:
- a CDS encoding helix-turn-helix domain-containing protein: MEDRWLSVEEISVYLGVTKDTVYKWLSEKNLPAHKVGRLWKFKKEDVDVWVKNQANSQTR, encoded by the coding sequence ATGGAAGACCGGTGGTTGTCAGTCGAGGAGATTAGTGTCTATCTTGGTGTTACCAAAGATACGGTCTATAAATGGCTTAGCGAGAAGAATCTCCCTGCTCATAAAGTGGGCAGGCTTTGGAAGTTCAAGAAAGAGGACGTTGATGTGTGGGTTAAAAACCAAGCAAATTCGCAAACAAGATGA